The stretch of DNA CCCAGCGCGCGCGCGGCCGTCACCGTCATGCCGGTCAGGCATTCATCGGGGGTCAGGCCGAACAGCACCGCCGCCATGTTCATCGCGACAAGCGGCGAGGCGAGCGGCGATGTGCCGGGGTTGAGATCGGTCGCCACCGCCATCGCCACGCCCGCCGCGCGCAGCGCCGCGACCGGCGGGGCCTTGATCTCGCGCAGGAAATAATAGGCGCCGGGCAGCAGCACCGCGACCGTGCCCGCGCGGGCGAGCGCGGCGATCCCGGCATCGCCCAGATGCTCCAGATGATCGGCCGACAGCGCGCCGTGCCGCGCCGCCAGTTCGGCCCCACCCTGATCCGACAGCTGTTCGGCGTGCAGCCGCACCGCATAGCCATGCGCGCGGGCGGCGGTGAACAGCCGGTCGATCTGCGCGGGGGAAAAGGCGATCGTCTCACAAAACGCATCGACCGCATCGGCAAGTCCGGCAGCCGCCGGCAGCATGGCGGCGATCACATGGTCGATATAGGCATCGGCGGGGCTGGCGATCCCGGCGCCCCTGAACTCGGGCGGCACCGCATGGGCGGCAAGCAGGCTGGTGGTCACGCCGACCGGCCGCAGCCCGGCGAGCGCACGGGCAGCGCGCAGCATCTTGAGTTCATCGGCAAGCGTCAGGCCATAGCCGGACTTGATCTCGACCGTCGTCACCCCCTCGGCAAGCAGCGCGTCGAGCCGGGCGAGGCTCTGGGCGACCAGCCCCGCCTCATCCGCCGCGCGCGTCGCCCGCACGGTCGCCAGAATGCCCCCGCCCGCCTCGGCGATCGCCGCATAATCGGCCCCGCCCAGCCGCGCGACGAACTCGCCGGTGCGGTTGCCGGCATGGACCAGATGGGTGTGGCAATCGACCAGCCCCGGCGTGATCCAGCGGCCGCCACACTCGACGACCTCGCCGGCGGCAAAGCCCGGCGCGTCGGCAGCCGGCCCGGCCCACAGGATGCGGCCATCGGCAACCGCGACGATGCCGTCTCCGACAAGCCCGAGCGGATCACCCTTGCCCCCGGTCATCATCGCCAGCCGCGCGCCGCGCCACAGCCGGTCGCAGCTGATCGGATCGCGGGCAGGATCGGACGACTCATCGGCCATGGCTTGATCCTGTCGCCGCACTGCTGATATGTCTAGACATAATAAGCGCGGTTTTCACAGCCCGCCCGGCCGTGGGCGGCCCCACACCCAAGGCCTCCACATTCAAGGCCCCCACAATCGAGGAGAGCGGCGATGATCCTGTGGTTCAACGAAGCGCTGCTGCCGGATGGCTGGGCCGCCAGGGTCGCCGTGCAGATCAGCGGCGACCGGATTGTAGCGGTGACGCCCGGTGCCGATCCCGCCAAGGCCGATGAACGCCATGCGGTGGCCCTGCCCGGCCTTGCCAATGTGCACAGCCACGGCTTTCAGCGCGGCATGGCCGGCCTGTCGGCGGTGGCCGCGCCGGGCGGCGATGATTTCTGGAGCTGGCGCACGGTCATGTACCGGTTTCTCGACCGGCTCGACCCCGATGATGTCGAGGCGATCACCGCCTTTGCCTGTGTCGAGATGCTTGAGGGCGGCTTCACCCGGCTGGGCGAGTTTCATTATCTGCACCATGATCCGGACGGCCGGCCCTATGCGGCGCGGGCGGAAATGGCCGGGCGCATCGCGGCGGCGGCGCAGGCGGCGGGGATCGGGCTGACGCTGCTGCCCGTCTTTTACGCGCATGGCGATTTCGGCGGCCGCCCGCCGGGTGCCGGCCAGCGCCGCTTCATCACCGATCCGGACGGCTTTGCCCGGCTGGTCGAGGACAGCCGCGCGCTGCTCGCCCCCGGCGACACGCTGGGCATTGCACCGCACAGCCTGCGCGCCGCGACGCCGGACGAGCTGACCGCGCTGCTGCCGCTGATGGCGGGCGGCCCGGTTCATATCCATGCCGCCGAACAGCTGCGCGAGGTGGAAGCCAGCATCGCGGCGCTCGGCGCCCGGCCAGTCGAATGGCTGCTGGCGAACATGCCGGTCGATCGCCGCTGGTGTCTGGTTCATGCGACCCACATGACCGATGCGGAAACGGCAGCGCTGGCGGCGTCGGGGGCGGTCGCGGGTTTCTGCCCGCTGACCGAGGCCGATCTGGGCGACGGCATCGCCCCGGCGGACACGCTGCTTCACTGTGGCGGGCGGCTGGCGATCGGCACCGATTCCAACATCCTGATCGATGCGGCGGGCGAGCTGAGGCAGCTTGAATATGCGCAGCGGCTGAAGCGGCGGCAGCGCAACATCCTCGCCTCGGCCAACTGCCCCTCGGTCGGCCGGTGGCTGTTCGAGGCGGCGCTGGCCGGGGGCATCAGGCGCTGGGCCAGAC from Sphingomonas changnyeongensis encodes:
- the hutI gene encoding imidazolonepropionase, with the translated sequence MSCDRLWRGARLAMMTGGKGDPLGLVGDGIVAVADGRILWAGPAADAPGFAAGEVVECGGRWITPGLVDCHTHLVHAGNRTGEFVARLGGADYAAIAEAGGGILATVRATRAADEAGLVAQSLARLDALLAEGVTTVEIKSGYGLTLADELKMLRAARALAGLRPVGVTTSLLAAHAVPPEFRGAGIASPADAYIDHVIAAMLPAAAGLADAVDAFCETIAFSPAQIDRLFTAARAHGYAVRLHAEQLSDQGGAELAARHGALSADHLEHLGDAGIAALARAGTVAVLLPGAYYFLREIKAPPVAALRAAGVAMAVATDLNPGTSPLASPLVAMNMAAVLFGLTPDECLTGMTVTAARALGLGGRIGVLRPGHDADLAIWDIDHPHDLVCRIGPNPLWRRIFKGQDT